The following proteins are encoded in a genomic region of Mycolicibacterium confluentis:
- a CDS encoding 1-phosphofructokinase family hexose kinase, protein MNAAAADADDRIVTLTMNPALDITTGIGRVRPTHKLRCGAARHDPGGGGINVARVATVLGAEATAVFPAGGATGALIGDLLTATGVPHDQIPITASTRESFTVDEQETGLQYRFVLPGPVLSEAEQQRCLTRLRAAATGARFVVASGSLPPGASPDFYQRVADLCRDLGALLILDGSGAGLRRVRSGVFLLKPSISELRAYMDHDLSSEAERWEAAHQLINCGVARHVLVSLGARGAMLASAERSLRFEAPDIGRGSGVGAGDAMVAGVTVGLARGWPLDQAVRLGVAAGAAMLLTPGTAMCETADVQRLFAGIAEPVEPDPSVRRVGPRSPESVPPPRRRS, encoded by the coding sequence GTGAACGCGGCGGCGGCGGATGCCGACGACCGCATCGTCACACTGACGATGAATCCCGCGCTGGACATCACCACCGGCATCGGACGCGTTCGCCCCACCCACAAGCTGCGTTGCGGCGCCGCCCGCCATGACCCCGGCGGCGGTGGCATCAACGTGGCTCGGGTCGCGACCGTGCTCGGGGCCGAAGCCACCGCCGTGTTCCCCGCCGGCGGTGCCACCGGGGCGCTGATCGGCGACCTCCTCACCGCGACCGGGGTGCCCCACGACCAGATCCCGATCACCGCATCGACCCGCGAGAGCTTCACCGTGGACGAACAGGAGACAGGCCTGCAGTACCGGTTCGTGCTGCCCGGACCAGTGCTGTCCGAAGCCGAACAACAGCGGTGCCTGACCCGGTTGCGCGCAGCGGCCACAGGCGCCCGGTTCGTCGTCGCCAGCGGCAGCCTGCCACCCGGCGCCTCGCCCGACTTCTACCAGCGCGTCGCTGACCTGTGCCGTGATCTGGGCGCGCTGCTGATCCTGGACGGTTCGGGCGCCGGCTTGCGCCGCGTCCGCTCCGGGGTGTTTCTGCTCAAGCCCAGCATCAGCGAACTCCGTGCGTACATGGACCACGACCTGTCGAGCGAAGCCGAGCGATGGGAGGCGGCCCATCAGCTCATCAACTGCGGGGTCGCCCGCCACGTCCTGGTGTCGCTGGGCGCCCGAGGAGCGATGCTCGCCTCAGCTGAACGCAGTCTGCGGTTCGAAGCGCCGGACATCGGCCGCGGCAGCGGAGTCGGCGCGGGCGACGCCATGGTCGCCGGGGTCACGGTCGGGTTGGCCCGTGGTTGGCCGCTGGACCAGGCGGTACGCCTGGGTGTCGCTGCCGGGGCCGCCATGCTGCTGACCCCCGGCACCGCGATGTGTGAAACCGCCGACGTCCAACGACTGTTCGCAGGAATCGCGGAGCCGGTCGAACCCGATCCCTCAGTCAGGAGGGTCGGACCACGATCACCGGAGAGTGTGCCGCCTCCACGACGGCGGAGCTGA
- a CDS encoding GAF and ANTAR domain-containing protein, with amino-acid sequence MADYDAQPGRAPDAAPQPSPVQLEAHELDLYAGLAGVASIVAGTRRVDEILSEIAEFAVLAIPGVDGAGVTLLQAGGQHRVETWAVTTDFVRDIDAVQYDQFGEGPCLTCIESHRPTVSGSMGNDARWPRFGGRVARMGVHSVLALPLLVHDDVVGAINAYARTRDAFGDHAVQTGSRFSKAAAVAVHNARLLDQAHERTQQLQRALQSRAVIDQAVGIIRSRTGEDAAGAFQRLVRLSQGENTRLAVVAERLVEESVRRARARRR; translated from the coding sequence ATGGCTGACTACGACGCCCAACCCGGGCGTGCACCGGACGCGGCACCTCAACCGTCGCCAGTCCAGCTCGAAGCCCACGAGCTGGACCTGTACGCGGGCCTGGCGGGTGTGGCCAGCATTGTCGCGGGGACCCGACGAGTAGACGAAATCCTCAGTGAGATAGCGGAATTCGCGGTCCTGGCGATACCTGGAGTAGACGGTGCCGGAGTCACGCTGCTCCAGGCAGGTGGGCAGCACCGCGTCGAAACCTGGGCGGTGACCACTGACTTCGTCCGCGACATCGACGCCGTGCAGTACGACCAGTTCGGCGAGGGACCGTGCCTGACCTGCATAGAGTCACACCGACCGACCGTGAGCGGATCGATGGGCAACGACGCCCGGTGGCCGCGGTTCGGTGGCAGGGTCGCACGGATGGGCGTGCATTCCGTGCTGGCACTCCCGCTGCTGGTGCACGATGACGTGGTCGGCGCGATCAATGCGTACGCCCGCACCCGCGACGCGTTCGGCGATCACGCCGTCCAGACGGGATCGCGGTTCTCCAAGGCCGCGGCGGTGGCGGTCCACAATGCGCGCCTGTTGGACCAGGCGCATGAGCGCACGCAGCAACTGCAGCGCGCACTGCAAAGCCGCGCGGTGATCGATCAGGCGGTCGGAATCATTCGCAGCCGCACCGGTGAGGACGCCGCGGGGGCGTTCCAACGCCTGGTCCGCCTCAGCCAGGGCGAGAACACCAGGCTCGCCGTCGTCGCCGAACGCCTGGTCGAGGAGTCGGTCCGGCGGGCCCGTGCCCGTCGCCGGTGA
- the hpnE gene encoding hydroxysqualene dehydroxylase HpnE, which translates to MGEAQHVAVVGGGLAGLAATVWLAELGYRVTLLESNGTLGGRTIGLTTKHGDAVENGQHVFAGSYENIFRFLDSIGTRHLLSFPDQFGVRYPGGHVETFGLHPRNLVKMATGRVEGLSIATQLRAAPAWARLARDVIRFDDRLDDITVDEWFDRLGFPAPVRRILLNSMVIGLLNELPHLASAHAFAALLRTGADRARRHGPSAVRIGYPTVDLEALYLEGARRVMTERGVDVRLRTRAARVAVTDGRASGIELSDGTTIDADAVVLAVPSWNLRSLLDDVPGSEDARLAAKQLEPIPIMNAYVLLDRPLGTAAPWESLLDSDIGWVFDRDQMHGPRDDGNHLYALTTCASYDLMTLGNAEAGERLLAALRASYPAAREAKVVDLTVVPWPKATFSSRVGMSTIRPGNRTALPNLVLAGDWTHNDWPTTMEGAAQSASRAVDLVHTELAGG; encoded by the coding sequence ATGGGTGAAGCACAGCACGTGGCAGTGGTCGGCGGCGGACTGGCGGGCCTGGCGGCCACCGTCTGGCTCGCCGAACTGGGCTACCGGGTCACACTGCTGGAGAGCAACGGCACCCTCGGCGGTCGCACCATCGGCCTGACCACCAAACACGGCGACGCCGTCGAGAACGGGCAGCACGTGTTCGCCGGGTCCTACGAGAACATCTTCCGGTTCCTGGACTCGATCGGCACCCGCCATCTGCTGTCCTTCCCCGACCAGTTTGGGGTCCGCTACCCCGGCGGCCACGTCGAGACCTTCGGCCTGCATCCCCGCAACCTGGTCAAGATGGCCACGGGCCGCGTGGAGGGTCTGAGCATCGCGACGCAGTTGCGGGCCGCACCGGCGTGGGCGCGCCTGGCCCGCGACGTCATCCGGTTCGACGACAGGCTCGACGACATCACCGTCGACGAGTGGTTCGACCGCCTCGGCTTCCCCGCCCCGGTCCGGCGAATCCTGCTGAACTCCATGGTGATCGGCCTGCTCAACGAGCTGCCTCATCTGGCCTCCGCGCATGCCTTCGCCGCCCTGCTACGCACCGGCGCCGACCGGGCACGCCGGCACGGGCCATCCGCGGTGCGGATCGGCTACCCCACGGTCGATCTCGAGGCGCTCTACCTCGAGGGTGCCCGTCGCGTCATGACCGAGCGCGGTGTCGACGTGCGACTGCGCACCCGGGCCGCGCGGGTCGCGGTCACCGACGGCCGCGCGTCGGGCATCGAACTGTCCGATGGGACGACGATCGACGCCGACGCCGTGGTGCTCGCGGTGCCGTCGTGGAACCTGCGCTCCCTGCTCGACGATGTCCCCGGATCCGAGGACGCCCGCCTGGCCGCCAAGCAGCTGGAGCCGATCCCCATCATGAACGCCTACGTGCTGCTGGACCGCCCGCTCGGCACGGCCGCCCCGTGGGAGTCGTTGCTGGACAGCGATATCGGATGGGTGTTCGATCGCGATCAGATGCACGGACCCCGTGACGACGGCAATCACCTGTACGCGCTGACCACGTGCGCCAGCTATGACCTGATGACGCTCGGCAACGCCGAGGCGGGCGAGCGCCTGCTCGCGGCCCTGCGCGCCAGTTACCCCGCGGCCCGCGAGGCGAAGGTCGTCGACCTCACGGTGGTGCCCTGGCCCAAGGCGACGTTCTCGTCGCGCGTGGGCATGTCCACCATTCGACCCGGCAACCGGACCGCACTGCCCAATCTGGTGCTCGCCGGCGACTGGACCCACAACGACTGGCCGACCACCATGGAGGGCGCGGCCCAAAGTGCCTCCCGGGCAGTCGATCTGGTTCACACCGAACTCGCAGGCGGCTGA
- a CDS encoding fatty acid desaturase family protein, producing the protein MAITDVPMYAHLSRTDIDSLGAELDGIRQEIEDSLGVRDAAYIRRVIRFQRILDVASRLVIVGTRSRLGWLVGTAGLAAAKSVENMELGHNIGHGQWDWINDPEIHSNTWEWDMAGLSSQWRYSHNYRHHVFTNVLGVDDDIGFGVMRVTRDEPWERKHLVQPLRNLLLAAVFEWGIALHGLHSAHERARDDQERSVQSQALVAKIKRQVLKDYVVTPALGGRRWRRVLAANAVANLARNLWAYAVIFCGHFPDGAEKFTEEALAGETRSDWYLRQMLGTANFKAGPVLAFASGNLCYQIEHHLFPDLPSNRYAQIAERVHALCDKYDLPYTTGSLARQFLLSQRTILKLALPDRFLTATADDAPETASERKFLGRGVAIAKPVSG; encoded by the coding sequence ATGGCCATCACTGACGTCCCGATGTACGCGCATCTGAGTCGTACTGACATTGACTCGCTCGGCGCTGAGCTCGACGGCATTCGCCAGGAGATCGAGGACTCGCTCGGCGTCCGCGATGCCGCCTACATCCGTCGGGTCATCCGATTCCAGCGGATTCTCGACGTGGCGTCGCGACTCGTGATCGTCGGCACCCGCTCAAGGCTCGGGTGGCTGGTGGGCACCGCGGGCCTGGCTGCCGCGAAGAGCGTCGAGAACATGGAACTCGGCCACAACATCGGCCACGGCCAATGGGATTGGATAAACGATCCCGAGATCCATTCGAACACCTGGGAATGGGATATGGCCGGGTTGTCCTCGCAGTGGCGGTATTCGCACAACTACCGGCACCACGTGTTCACCAACGTGCTCGGAGTCGACGACGACATCGGTTTCGGTGTCATGCGGGTGACCCGCGATGAGCCTTGGGAACGTAAACATCTGGTCCAGCCGCTGCGCAATCTGCTGCTGGCGGCGGTCTTCGAATGGGGCATTGCCCTGCACGGCCTGCATTCCGCACATGAGCGCGCCCGCGATGATCAGGAAAGATCCGTTCAGTCACAGGCTTTGGTCGCCAAGATCAAGCGACAGGTGCTCAAGGACTACGTGGTGACACCCGCACTCGGCGGTCGGAGATGGCGCCGCGTGCTGGCGGCGAATGCGGTCGCCAACCTTGCGCGCAACCTGTGGGCCTACGCGGTGATCTTCTGCGGACACTTTCCCGACGGCGCCGAGAAGTTCACAGAGGAGGCCCTGGCGGGCGAGACCAGATCCGACTGGTACCTGCGCCAGATGCTGGGGACGGCGAACTTCAAGGCTGGGCCCGTGCTGGCCTTCGCGAGCGGCAACCTGTGCTACCAGATCGAACACCACCTGTTCCCCGACCTGCCCAGCAACCGCTACGCGCAGATCGCCGAACGCGTGCACGCCCTGTGCGACAAATACGACCTGCCCTACACCACCGGATCACTGGCGCGGCAGTTCCTGTTGTCACAGCGCACGATCCTCAAGCTGGCTCTGCCCGACCGTTTCCTCACGGCCACCGCCGACGATGCCCCCGAAACCGCATCGGAACGGAAGTTCCTGGGCCGCGGTGTGGCGATCGCCAAACCTGTCTCCGGTTGA
- a CDS encoding fatty acyl-AMP ligase — protein sequence MSRFTETMYANAHSSSRGFNTGEPEAPVRHSWREVHERARRIAGGLASAGVGPGDAVAVLAGAPVDIAPTAQAIWMRGASLTMLHQPTPRTDLTRWAEESLAVVKMIDAKVIAIADPFLPAAPILEQMDMRVSFIADLLRSPPTDPLPTDDDDLALLQLTSGSTGSPKAVQITHANVVANAEAMIVGCSFDVDTDVIVSWLPCFHDMGMTGYLTVPMYFGAELVKITPMDFLRDTLLWAKLIDKYKGTMTAAPNFAYNMFANRLRRQANPGDFDLSSLRWALSGSEQVDPVDVEALCAAGAPFGLRPEAIIPAYGMAETTVAVSFSECGGGMVVDEVDADMLAALHLAVPATRGRTRRLVTLGKPLPGLDVRIVDEDGVVLGPRGVGIIEVRGAPVTAGYTTAAGFLAAQNALGWYDTGDLGYLTETGAVVVCGRIKDVIIMGGRNIYPSDIERAAARVDGVRPGCAVAVRLDAGLSREAFAVAVESKCHNDHDEVCRIQHQVAHEVVAEVDVRPRHVTVLEPGAIPKTPSGKLRRSHALSLVG from the coding sequence ATGAGCAGATTCACCGAGACCATGTACGCCAACGCCCACAGCAGTTCCCGGGGTTTCAACACCGGCGAACCCGAGGCACCGGTGCGCCACAGCTGGCGTGAGGTGCACGAGCGCGCCCGCCGCATTGCAGGCGGGTTGGCGTCCGCCGGGGTGGGGCCTGGCGATGCCGTCGCCGTATTGGCCGGTGCCCCAGTCGATATCGCGCCGACCGCCCAGGCGATCTGGATGCGCGGAGCCAGCCTGACGATGCTGCACCAGCCCACCCCGCGCACCGACTTGACGCGCTGGGCCGAGGAGAGCTTGGCGGTGGTGAAGATGATCGACGCCAAGGTCATCGCCATCGCCGATCCGTTCCTGCCCGCCGCGCCGATCCTGGAGCAGATGGACATGCGGGTGTCGTTCATCGCGGACCTGTTGCGCAGCCCGCCGACGGACCCGCTGCCCACCGACGATGACGACCTGGCGTTGCTGCAGTTGACCTCTGGCTCCACCGGGTCCCCCAAGGCCGTCCAGATCACGCACGCCAACGTCGTCGCCAACGCCGAGGCGATGATCGTGGGCTGCAGTTTCGACGTCGACACCGATGTGATCGTGAGCTGGCTGCCGTGCTTCCACGATATGGGGATGACGGGCTATCTGACGGTGCCGATGTACTTCGGCGCCGAGCTGGTCAAGATCACGCCGATGGATTTTCTTCGCGATACGTTGTTGTGGGCCAAGCTGATCGACAAGTACAAGGGCACCATGACGGCCGCCCCGAATTTCGCGTACAACATGTTCGCCAACAGGCTTCGCCGCCAGGCCAATCCCGGCGACTTCGATCTGTCGTCGCTGCGGTGGGCGCTGTCGGGATCCGAACAGGTCGACCCTGTCGATGTCGAGGCGCTCTGCGCCGCCGGGGCGCCGTTCGGCCTGCGGCCCGAGGCCATCATCCCGGCGTACGGCATGGCCGAAACGACGGTGGCGGTGTCGTTCTCCGAGTGCGGTGGCGGCATGGTCGTCGACGAGGTGGACGCCGACATGCTGGCCGCGCTGCATTTGGCGGTTCCGGCCACCAGGGGGCGCACCCGCCGCCTGGTCACGCTCGGCAAGCCGCTTCCCGGACTCGACGTCCGCATCGTCGACGAGGACGGCGTCGTGTTGGGTCCGCGCGGCGTCGGCATCATCGAGGTTCGCGGCGCGCCGGTCACCGCCGGCTACACCACGGCGGCTGGTTTCCTCGCCGCGCAGAACGCGCTGGGGTGGTATGACACCGGAGACCTCGGCTATCTCACCGAGACCGGCGCAGTGGTCGTGTGCGGGCGGATCAAGGACGTCATCATCATGGGCGGCCGCAACATCTATCCCAGCGACATCGAACGCGCCGCCGCCCGGGTCGACGGTGTGCGGCCCGGCTGTGCGGTGGCGGTGCGGTTGGACGCCGGATTGTCGCGCGAGGCGTTCGCTGTCGCGGTCGAGTCGAAGTGCCACAACGATCACGACGAGGTGTGCCGCATCCAGCATCAGGTCGCTCACGAAGTGGTGGCCGAAGTCGATGTGCGACCCCGCCACGTGACGGTGCTCGAACCGGGTGCCATCCCGAAGACACCATCGGGAAAGCTACGCCGTTCACACGCGCTGTCACTGGTGGGCTGA
- a CDS encoding universal stress protein: protein MSVSTEHVVLVGVDGSPSSNAAVEWAARDAGLRGVPLVLVHVTPEPRVTLGVEIIRSAEVWRRLEDDARQILAQSRAIAERISASAEPIRIDELAVSDGVVSGLVALSEDADMLVVGCRGLGSISGRLLGSVSSGLVHHALCPVTIVHDERRGSAEDMARLPVVLGVDGSPASTSATAVAFDEASRRGVELIALHAWADNVSIEFAGTDWDLLHERAAAALAERLAGWRERYPDVTVRRIVVPDRAARHLITHSHDAQLVVVGSRGRGGFAGMLLGSVSSAVVEAAHSPVIVVRPS from the coding sequence ATGTCTGTCTCGACCGAACACGTTGTCCTCGTCGGTGTCGACGGCTCACCGTCGTCGAACGCGGCGGTCGAATGGGCCGCCAGAGATGCGGGTCTGCGCGGCGTTCCGCTGGTGCTGGTTCATGTCACCCCGGAACCTCGAGTGACGTTGGGCGTGGAGATCATCCGATCGGCCGAGGTGTGGCGCAGGCTCGAAGACGACGCACGGCAAATCCTGGCGCAGAGCCGTGCCATCGCCGAGCGGATTTCGGCGTCCGCCGAGCCGATTCGGATCGACGAGCTCGCGGTGTCCGACGGCGTGGTGTCGGGCTTGGTGGCACTGTCCGAGGACGCCGACATGCTCGTGGTCGGCTGTCGCGGCCTGGGTTCGATCAGTGGACGGCTGCTGGGTTCGGTCAGCTCCGGCCTGGTCCATCACGCCCTGTGCCCCGTCACGATCGTCCACGATGAGCGGCGGGGTTCGGCCGAGGATATGGCCAGGCTGCCGGTGGTGCTGGGCGTGGACGGCTCGCCGGCTTCGACGTCCGCCACGGCTGTGGCGTTCGACGAGGCGTCACGGCGCGGCGTCGAACTGATAGCCCTGCACGCGTGGGCCGACAACGTCAGTATCGAATTCGCCGGAACAGATTGGGATCTGCTGCATGAGCGGGCCGCGGCGGCCCTGGCCGAGCGGTTGGCCGGATGGCGCGAGCGGTATCCCGACGTCACGGTGCGTCGCATCGTGGTCCCGGACCGGGCGGCGCGTCACCTCATCACGCATTCCCATGACGCACAGCTGGTCGTCGTCGGCAGCCGCGGCCGTGGTGGCTTCGCCGGGATGCTGCTGGGATCTGTCAGCTCCGCCGTCGTGGAGGCGGCACACTCTCCGGTGATCGTGGTCCGACCCTCCTGA
- a CDS encoding Acg family FMN-binding oxidoreductase: protein MAAMTLTADVLRDAVGLACRAPSYHNSQPWRWVADGAKLQLFLDRSHVVANDHSGRQALLSCGAALDHVQVAMAAQGWQAHVELLPNPNNLDHLATLGFTELVAVTDGHRRLAEAISRRRTDRLPFGPVPDWERFEERLRSRIDTSFALLDVISDADRPQLVAATEFVDALRLYDSQYFRTLQWWTTPYEADEGIPYSALVSAAEDDRVGVGRTFPVAPHSNRRAQIPEDRSAIVVLSAHEDTRRDILECGSALSTVLLEATLAGLASCPLTHLTEMATGRHIVSQLTDREYPQVLVRIGSAPAGEEPPPQTRRRPLADVLTVTT, encoded by the coding sequence ATGGCTGCGATGACACTGACCGCTGACGTACTGCGCGACGCGGTGGGCCTGGCCTGTCGCGCACCCTCGTATCACAACAGCCAGCCATGGCGCTGGGTTGCGGACGGTGCGAAGCTGCAGTTGTTCCTGGACCGGAGCCATGTGGTCGCCAACGACCACAGCGGGCGTCAGGCGCTGCTCAGTTGCGGTGCGGCACTGGACCATGTGCAGGTCGCGATGGCCGCGCAGGGCTGGCAGGCCCATGTCGAACTGCTGCCCAACCCCAACAATCTCGATCACCTCGCGACGCTCGGATTCACCGAACTGGTCGCGGTCACCGACGGCCACCGGCGTCTTGCGGAGGCCATCAGCCGTCGCCGCACCGATCGGCTCCCGTTCGGCCCGGTGCCGGACTGGGAACGGTTTGAGGAACGGCTTCGCAGTCGGATCGACACCTCGTTCGCACTGCTCGACGTCATCAGCGACGCCGATCGTCCTCAGCTCGTTGCCGCAACGGAATTCGTCGATGCGCTGCGCCTGTACGACTCGCAGTACTTCCGCACGCTGCAGTGGTGGACCACGCCGTATGAAGCGGACGAGGGCATCCCCTACAGCGCGCTCGTCTCCGCCGCCGAGGACGACCGTGTCGGGGTGGGACGCACGTTCCCCGTGGCGCCCCATTCGAACCGTCGTGCGCAGATCCCCGAGGATCGCTCCGCCATCGTGGTGCTCTCGGCGCACGAAGACACCCGGCGCGACATCCTTGAGTGCGGGTCGGCCCTGTCGACAGTGCTGCTGGAAGCGACCCTCGCCGGGCTGGCCAGCTGCCCGCTGACCCACCTGACCGAGATGGCCACGGGTCGCCACATCGTCTCGCAGCTGACCGACCGGGAATACCCGCAGGTCCTGGTTCGGATCGGCTCCGCACCCGCGGGTGAGGAGCCACCTCCACAGACACGGCGGCGCCCCCTGGCTGACGTCCTGACGGTCACTACGTGA
- a CDS encoding acetamidase/formamidase family protein produces the protein MDHITFIPTVEQMAFTFGGADPVMRIKPGTVLTLWAEDAFGGRITSTDDVASSALDTEDLNPQTGPFWIEGAQPGDTLAIHLVDLTPARSWGASSLIPFFGGLTSFPASPTLQDPLPERTWIYEYDSAARTLGFSARGSDFEVALPANPMLGTVGVAPARREVRTSLVPDSFGGNMDTPEMAAGATCYLRVNVEGALFSLGDGHYRQGEGESCGTAVEGAMNVTAIVELIKGGGPAWPRLETDTHLMAVGSGRPLEEAWRAGQVEMITWLGELYGLDRLDAYQLLTQISQNPIANVVDVNYSAVTKIDKRLLPAASAYGGVHASLRGTARSLGTISY, from the coding sequence ATGGACCACATCACCTTCATCCCCACCGTCGAGCAGATGGCGTTCACCTTCGGCGGCGCCGACCCCGTCATGCGGATCAAGCCGGGCACAGTGTTGACGTTGTGGGCCGAGGACGCTTTCGGCGGGCGCATCACCAGCACCGACGACGTCGCGAGCAGCGCGCTCGACACCGAGGACCTCAACCCGCAGACCGGGCCGTTCTGGATCGAGGGCGCACAACCCGGCGACACACTGGCCATCCATCTGGTGGATCTCACACCGGCCCGCAGTTGGGGTGCGTCGTCGTTAATCCCGTTCTTCGGCGGCCTGACCAGTTTCCCGGCCAGCCCCACACTGCAGGATCCACTGCCGGAGCGCACCTGGATCTACGAGTATGACTCCGCGGCACGCACACTCGGCTTCTCGGCGCGCGGCAGCGACTTCGAGGTCGCGTTGCCGGCCAACCCGATGCTCGGCACCGTCGGTGTGGCGCCCGCGCGCCGCGAGGTGCGCACATCGCTGGTGCCGGACTCCTTCGGCGGCAACATGGACACCCCGGAGATGGCTGCCGGTGCTACCTGCTATCTGCGTGTCAACGTCGAGGGCGCGCTGTTCTCCCTCGGCGACGGCCATTACCGGCAGGGCGAGGGCGAGTCGTGCGGCACCGCGGTCGAGGGTGCCATGAACGTCACCGCCATCGTGGAACTCATCAAGGGCGGCGGGCCCGCCTGGCCGCGACTGGAGACCGACACGCACCTGATGGCGGTCGGCTCGGGCCGTCCGCTGGAGGAGGCCTGGCGCGCCGGCCAGGTCGAGATGATCACGTGGCTCGGCGAGTTGTACGGCCTCGACCGGCTCGACGCCTATCAGCTGCTGACGCAGATCTCGCAGAATCCGATCGCCAACGTCGTCGACGTCAACTACAGCGCCGTCACCAAGATCGACAAGCGCCTGCTGCCCGCCGCCAGCGCCTACGGCGGTGTGCACGCGTCGCTGCGCGGCACAGCTCGGAGCCTCGGCACCATCAGCTACTGA
- a CDS encoding universal stress protein, with translation MSDRTRPIVVGIDGSEGGLAAARWAAALATRMDAPLRLLHARPDTGHALTDAAAALRAAVGNYHEEQVERSLAEAAEAAQAESPGLSITTAALECPAAEGLIDASWYARFVVLGTKPVTPLAALLLGSTTLAVATGAGCPVIIVRGADTAATDAPVVVGVDYSETGGVALERAFEMADRLGVGLTAVHAWSHLVPAGVMALPRLTDWAALESAELVQLTEVVDEVAQRFPNVKAKCFLESDRPAEALIQHSDGARMVVVGSRGRGALTGAVFGSTGLNMLQHCRIPLMICHEGHTVP, from the coding sequence ATGTCCGACCGCACACGCCCCATCGTGGTGGGAATCGACGGCAGTGAGGGCGGTCTGGCTGCCGCGCGGTGGGCAGCAGCACTGGCCACGCGCATGGACGCACCGCTGAGGCTTCTGCACGCTCGGCCCGACACCGGTCACGCCTTGACCGACGCCGCCGCCGCACTGCGCGCGGCAGTGGGGAACTACCACGAGGAGCAGGTCGAGCGGTCTCTTGCTGAAGCTGCCGAGGCGGCCCAAGCAGAATCTCCCGGGTTGAGCATCACCACCGCGGCGCTTGAGTGTCCGGCCGCCGAAGGCCTGATCGACGCCAGTTGGTATGCCCGATTCGTGGTGCTGGGCACCAAGCCCGTCACACCTCTGGCGGCGCTGCTGTTGGGGTCGACCACCCTGGCAGTGGCCACGGGCGCAGGTTGTCCGGTGATCATCGTGCGTGGCGCCGACACCGCCGCGACGGACGCCCCCGTTGTGGTGGGCGTCGACTACTCCGAGACCGGGGGTGTCGCGCTTGAGCGCGCCTTCGAGATGGCCGACCGTCTGGGTGTGGGCCTGACGGCAGTGCATGCCTGGTCACATCTGGTGCCGGCGGGGGTGATGGCCCTGCCCCGCCTGACCGATTGGGCGGCACTGGAATCCGCCGAACTGGTCCAGTTGACTGAGGTCGTCGACGAGGTTGCGCAACGTTTTCCCAACGTCAAGGCGAAGTGCTTCCTGGAGTCCGACCGGCCCGCCGAGGCCTTGATCCAGCACAGTGACGGCGCGCGGATGGTGGTGGTCGGGTCCAGAGGGCGGGGTGCGCTGACCGGTGCGGTGTTTGGGTCAACCGGATTGAACATGCTGCAGCACTGCCGGATACCACTGATGATCTGCCACGAGGGGCACACCGTCCCCTGA
- a CDS encoding aldo/keto reductase — translation MKFLNVDGLGEVSRIGLGTWQFGSREWGYGDSYASGAAGDIVKRARELGVTLFDTAEVYGLGKSERILGEALGDERADVVLASKVFPVAPFPAVVKQRAQASAKRLGVDRIPLYQIHQPNPVVPDSVIMPGMRDLLDSGRIGAAGVSNYSLERWRKADAALGRPVISNQVEFSLARPRALDDLVPFAEQQKRIVIAYSPLAQGLLGGKYGVHNRPGGVRAANPLFGTENLRRIEPLLNVLRDVATTVGAKPAQVALAWLLTLPGVVAIPGASSVEQLEFNVAAADIELTPEAQASLTAAARAFRPVSAVQTLVGKVREKIGR, via the coding sequence ATGAAGTTCCTCAACGTGGATGGATTGGGTGAGGTCAGCCGCATCGGCCTCGGCACGTGGCAGTTCGGATCCCGGGAATGGGGCTACGGCGACAGCTACGCTTCGGGCGCGGCGGGTGACATCGTCAAACGCGCCCGCGAACTCGGTGTCACACTGTTCGACACCGCGGAGGTCTACGGGCTCGGCAAGAGCGAGCGCATCCTCGGCGAAGCACTCGGCGACGAACGTGCGGACGTGGTGCTGGCCAGCAAGGTGTTCCCCGTCGCGCCGTTCCCGGCCGTGGTCAAGCAGCGCGCGCAGGCCAGCGCGAAGCGTTTGGGTGTCGACCGCATTCCGCTGTATCAGATCCATCAGCCCAACCCGGTGGTGCCGGATTCGGTGATCATGCCGGGCATGCGGGACCTGCTCGACAGCGGCCGGATCGGCGCGGCTGGCGTGTCGAACTACTCGTTGGAGCGGTGGCGCAAGGCCGACGCCGCACTGGGCCGACCGGTGATCAGCAATCAGGTGGAGTTCTCGCTGGCGCGGCCGCGGGCACTCGACGATCTGGTGCCGTTCGCCGAGCAGCAGAAGCGGATCGTCATCGCCTACAGTCCGCTGGCGCAGGGCCTGCTCGGCGGTAAGTACGGCGTACACAACCGGCCCGGCGGGGTGCGCGCCGCCAACCCGCTGTTCGGCACCGAGAACCTGCGACGCATCGAACCGCTGCTGAACGTGCTGCGCGATGTCGCGACCACCGTCGGCGCCAAACCGGCGCAGGTCGCGTTGGCATGGCTGCTCACGCTGCCCGGCGTGGTCGCCATTCCCGGGGCGTCCAGTGTCGAGCAGCTCGAATTCAACGTCGCCGCAGCCGATATCGAGCTGACCCCGGAGGCTCAGGCATCCCTGACCGCAGCCGCACGGGCGTTTCGGCCGGTGTCGGCGGTACAGACGCTCGTCGGCAAGGTGCGGGAGAAGATCGGGCGCTGA